One region of Gemmatimonadota bacterium genomic DNA includes:
- a CDS encoding mandelate racemase/muconate lactonizing enzyme family protein: protein MKITDVKAVYPSRDKKGTGAWQEYYWQIVVRVDTDTGVTGYGYGGGGEPGRLIVNGHLRDALIGRSIGSVEDIRRVWDHLYFKSLPYGRGGIAIMALSGIDLALWDLLGKAEGRPVYDLIGGLKKERIRAYATGGDLSRVRDLGYTAVKRSHQWRSEADYDTAVAQAARCREMFGRDALLMFDCYMSWDTEVAQRMHEILDGYAPYWFEDLVTPDHLAELAELRPRLAPVLLAGGEHDFSHHAFAAIARAGALDLWQPDITWCGGISAGLRIVDLARSHGVPVCPHRGGEIWGLHLIAATDCMDLAETHPDRWSGGEDAVLLDEPVVSEGSIAPTVRPGFGVTPRPEYA, encoded by the coding sequence ATGAAGATCACGGACGTCAAGGCCGTCTACCCGTCACGAGACAAGAAAGGGACGGGCGCCTGGCAGGAATACTACTGGCAGATCGTGGTCCGGGTGGACACGGACACGGGCGTGACCGGGTACGGGTATGGCGGGGGCGGCGAGCCCGGCAGACTGATCGTCAACGGACATCTGCGCGATGCACTCATCGGCCGGTCCATCGGAAGCGTGGAAGATATCCGCCGAGTCTGGGACCACCTTTACTTCAAGTCCCTGCCGTACGGTCGCGGTGGCATCGCGATCATGGCCCTGAGCGGGATCGACCTGGCCCTGTGGGATCTGCTTGGAAAGGCCGAGGGCCGGCCCGTGTACGATCTGATCGGAGGGTTGAAGAAGGAGAGGATCCGTGCCTACGCGACCGGGGGCGATTTGTCCCGGGTTCGCGACCTGGGCTATACCGCGGTGAAGCGATCGCACCAGTGGCGGTCGGAGGCCGACTACGATACGGCCGTGGCCCAGGCGGCCCGTTGCAGGGAGATGTTCGGCCGGGACGCGTTGCTCATGTTCGACTGCTACATGTCCTGGGATACCGAGGTAGCCCAGCGGATGCACGAGATCCTGGACGGATATGCGCCGTACTGGTTCGAGGATCTCGTCACACCGGACCATCTGGCCGAATTGGCGGAACTCCGGCCGCGGCTGGCTCCGGTGCTGCTGGCCGGCGGCGAGCATGATTTCTCACACCATGCCTTCGCCGCCATCGCCCGAGCAGGCGCCCTGGATCTGTGGCAGCCGGATATCACCTGGTGCGGCGGCATTTCAGCGGGACTGCGAATCGTCGACCTGGCGAGATCACACGGCGTGCCCGTATGCCCCCATCGCGGCGGCGAGATATGGGGGCTGCACCTGATCGCGGCCACGGATTGCATGGACCTGGCGGAGACCCATCCGGACCGGTGGAGCGGAGGGGAGGACGCGGTCCTGCTCGACGAGCCCGTGGTGTCGGAAGGCAGCATCGCACCGACCGTCCGTCCCGGATTCGGCGTCACGCCGAGACCGGAGTATGCTTGA
- a CDS encoding HU family DNA-binding protein — protein sequence MNRTELAGKVADATGLSKAQADAAVAAALDAIKSSLSDGDSVTLIGFGTFSVSNRAARQGRNPGTGESITIAARNVAKFTAGKALKDAIG from the coding sequence ATGAATCGCACAGAATTGGCCGGTAAGGTTGCTGATGCTACTGGGTTGTCCAAAGCGCAAGCCGACGCCGCAGTCGCCGCAGCACTCGACGCCATCAAGAGCAGTCTCAGCGACGGCGATTCCGTCACGCTGATCGGCTTCGGCACGTTCAGCGTATCGAACCGCGCTGCTCGCCAGGGGCGAAATCCCGGTACGGGCGAGTCCATTACGATCGCGGCGAGAAACGTGGCCAAGTTTACGGCCGGCAAAGCTTTGAAAGACGCCATAGGCTAA
- a CDS encoding ATP-grasp domain-containing protein yields the protein MPAENPSKRLLLLMPTTTYRADPFLEAARRMNLEVVVGSDFCQVLAKEWDIPLSLRLRYVSQAVKEIVDYDREHPLDAIVPVDDYTTEIAARACKVLGLPHNTPEAAIAARNKYRMREMLSDAGVWCPCFARFDLSLPVEEIALEQRYPCVLKPILLSGSRGVIRADTPDGFIVAFRRIGRILESASDRPPSLDPDARRIMVESYMPGQEVALEGLLNGGRLRVLSLFDKPDPLEGPFFEETIYITPSRLPKETQEAVSDTVQQASTAVGLTEGPVHAELRVHHGEARIIEIAGRSIGGLCSRVLEYGLGVSLEELILRHALGQDVDGVGRKAQGRSGADRGTDGLDRQVDAGNKPGAAGVMMLPVPEGGLFQGYDGVEEAKKTPGVEDVVVTAKEGDMLTPLPEGAGYPGFIFAKGDEPGQVEQVLRKAHGRLQMRVKTVLAT from the coding sequence ATGCCAGCAGAAAATCCGTCCAAAAGACTGCTTCTCCTGATGCCGACGACGACCTATCGCGCGGATCCGTTTCTGGAAGCGGCCCGTCGCATGAACCTTGAAGTCGTCGTGGGATCGGACTTTTGCCAGGTGCTGGCAAAGGAGTGGGACATCCCGCTTTCGCTCAGGCTCCGGTACGTGTCGCAGGCCGTGAAAGAAATCGTGGACTACGACCGTGAACATCCCCTCGATGCCATCGTGCCCGTCGACGACTATACCACCGAAATCGCCGCCAGGGCGTGTAAGGTCCTCGGCCTTCCGCACAACACGCCCGAAGCAGCCATCGCCGCGCGCAACAAGTACCGCATGCGTGAAATGCTCTCGGACGCGGGGGTATGGTGCCCCTGTTTCGCCCGGTTCGACCTGTCGCTTCCCGTCGAGGAAATCGCACTCGAACAGCGTTACCCATGTGTACTCAAGCCCATTCTGCTATCGGGCAGCCGGGGCGTAATCCGGGCCGACACGCCGGACGGCTTCATCGTAGCGTTCCGCAGGATCGGCCGCATACTCGAAAGCGCCTCGGACCGGCCGCCGAGCCTTGATCCCGACGCCCGCCGCATCATGGTGGAATCCTATATGCCCGGCCAGGAGGTTGCCCTGGAGGGGCTGTTGAACGGCGGACGCCTGCGCGTGCTCTCCCTTTTCGACAAGCCCGATCCCCTGGAAGGACCCTTTTTCGAAGAGACGATATACATAACGCCTTCGCGCTTGCCCAAAGAGACGCAAGAGGCCGTGTCCGATACCGTCCAGCAGGCTTCCACGGCCGTGGGACTCACGGAGGGACCGGTCCATGCCGAATTGCGGGTCCACCACGGCGAGGCCCGGATCATCGAGATCGCGGGCCGGTCCATCGGCGGCCTCTGCTCGCGCGTCCTGGAATACGGACTGGGGGTGTCCCTGGAGGAACTCATCCTGCGCCACGCCCTGGGGCAGGACGTGGACGGCGTCGGCCGCAAGGCGCAGGGCCGCAGCGGAGCGGATCGCGGGACGGATGGTCTCGACCGGCAGGTCGACGCGGGCAACAAGCCGGGGGCCGCGGGCGTGATGATGCTGCCGGTGCCGGAAGGCGGATTGTTCCAGGGATACGACGGCGTCGAGGAGGCGAAGAAGACCCCGGGCGTGGAGGACGTGGTCGTCACTGCGAAGGAAGGCGACATGCTGACCCCATTGCCGGAAGGGGCCGGCTACCCCGGTTTCATATTTGCCAAAGGGGATGAACCAGGCCAGGTCGAGCAGGTCCTCCGTAAGGCTCATGGCCGGCTTCAAATGCGCGTCAAGACGGTCCTGGCTACGTAG
- a CDS encoding carboxypeptidase M32: MNIYREISDLYGALALMGWDQETYMPPKGAASRGRQLATLSGMAHERITSDEMRAGLDSARSESLAADEEVNIREIARSSDRAVKIPVDLVKSIAETSSAAIGVWIKARQEDDFPAFAPWIDKLVTLQRQVAEAVGYEDEPYDALLDEYEPYATTKDTAAVFDSIRGPLVDLVQRIASSEVKPRTDFLERNYPIDDQRRMGVTAAERMGFDFEAGRLDISPHPFCTHMGVQDVRLTTRYSETLPMQSFYGVIHEAGHGLYEQGHDPVHEGTPRGASVSLGIHESQSRLWENMVGRSRAFWRYFYPEFAAVFPDQAADVTEEEVYAAVNEVKPSLIRVEADEITYNLHILLRFEIERGLFTGEFTAGDLSAVWKEKMKFLLGIEPPDDRDGVLQDIHWSHGSFGYFPTYTLGNLYAAQFYRAAERDLPGLSDRIARGELLPLRDWLRDHIHRPGMTHRAGDLVRHVTGEPLTADCFLAYVDGKYRSLYRL, from the coding sequence ATGAACATATACCGGGAGATCAGCGACCTGTACGGCGCCCTGGCCCTGATGGGGTGGGACCAGGAAACCTACATGCCGCCCAAGGGCGCGGCCAGCCGGGGACGGCAACTCGCCACCCTCTCCGGAATGGCCCACGAACGGATCACATCCGATGAAATGAGAGCGGGACTGGATTCCGCGCGGTCGGAATCGCTGGCGGCCGACGAGGAGGTCAACATTCGCGAGATCGCCCGTTCCAGCGACCGGGCCGTCAAAATCCCCGTCGACCTGGTCAAATCCATCGCGGAAACGAGTTCGGCGGCCATCGGTGTGTGGATCAAGGCCCGGCAGGAAGATGATTTCCCGGCCTTTGCCCCGTGGATAGACAAGCTGGTCACCCTCCAGCGACAGGTCGCCGAGGCCGTCGGCTACGAGGACGAACCCTACGACGCGTTGCTCGATGAGTACGAACCCTATGCCACCACGAAAGATACCGCGGCGGTCTTCGACTCGATTCGCGGCCCCCTCGTGGACCTGGTGCAGCGCATCGCGTCCTCGGAAGTAAAGCCCCGCACCGATTTCCTGGAGCGGAATTACCCTATCGACGACCAGCGGCGCATGGGCGTCACGGCCGCCGAGCGCATGGGCTTCGACTTCGAGGCCGGCCGCCTGGACATCTCCCCCCATCCCTTCTGCACACACATGGGCGTGCAGGACGTCCGCCTGACGACCCGGTACTCCGAGACCCTGCCCATGCAGTCCTTCTACGGCGTCATCCACGAGGCGGGACACGGCCTCTACGAGCAGGGCCATGACCCGGTCCACGAAGGCACGCCCCGGGGCGCGTCCGTGTCCCTGGGCATCCACGAATCCCAGTCGCGCCTGTGGGAGAACATGGTTGGCCGGAGCAGGGCCTTCTGGCGTTACTTCTACCCCGAATTCGCCGCCGTGTTCCCGGACCAGGCCGCGGACGTGACCGAAGAGGAGGTCTACGCTGCGGTTAACGAGGTGAAGCCCTCGCTCATCCGGGTCGAAGCGGATGAGATCACCTACAACCTGCACATCCTGCTCCGGTTCGAAATAGAGCGCGGCCTGTTCACGGGCGAATTCACGGCAGGCGATCTCTCCGCGGTCTGGAAAGAGAAGATGAAGTTCCTTCTCGGCATTGAGCCGCCGGACGACAGGGACGGCGTGCTGCAGGACATCCACTGGTCGCACGGGAGTTTCGGCTATTTCCCCACCTACACCCTGGGCAATCTGTACGCCGCGCAGTTCTACCGCGCCGCCGAGCGGGACCTGCCCGGCCTGTCGGACCGGATCGCCCGCGGGGAACTGCTGCCGCTGCGGGACTGGCTCAGGGATCACATCCACCGGCCCGGCATGACCCACCGCGCGGGTGACCTCGTGCGGCACGTCACCGGCGAGCCGCTCACCGCAGACTGCTTCCTGGCCTACGTAGATGGCAAATACCGTTCCCTGTACCGCCTATGA
- a CDS encoding DNA alkylation repair protein — protein MNSLEIHSVLEALGDPAIAAHSQRFFKTGPGEYGEGDRFLGIRIPVIRAQVRRYRGLSMAETLRLLVSPYHEVRMFSLLSLVMRFNKGDEPERRTIYEAYLDHTAFINNWDLVDCSAHPILGGYLDGRDRKPLYVLAESESMWERRMAIMACLHFIRRHDYADALRLSGRLLNDGEDLIHKAVGWMLREIGNRDLPVERKFLKTRYRRMPRTMLRYAIERFPAAERGRYLRGEV, from the coding sequence GTGAATTCGCTAGAAATACACAGCGTCCTCGAGGCACTGGGCGATCCCGCGATCGCCGCCCATTCGCAGCGGTTCTTCAAGACCGGGCCGGGAGAGTACGGAGAAGGAGACCGTTTTCTCGGGATCAGGATTCCCGTGATACGTGCCCAGGTGCGCAGATACCGCGGTCTTTCCATGGCCGAGACCCTGCGCCTGCTCGTATCTCCCTATCATGAAGTACGCATGTTTTCGCTGCTGTCGCTGGTCATGAGATTCAACAAGGGCGATGAGCCGGAGAGAAGGACGATCTACGAAGCGTATCTCGATCATACGGCCTTCATAAACAACTGGGATCTCGTCGACTGCTCCGCCCATCCCATTCTGGGCGGGTACCTGGACGGGCGGGACAGGAAACCGCTCTACGTGCTGGCGGAATCGGAATCGATGTGGGAACGCAGAATGGCCATCATGGCCTGTCTGCATTTCATCAGGCGGCACGATTATGCCGACGCGCTGAGACTTTCGGGGCGCCTGTTGAACGACGGGGAAGATCTGATCCACAAAGCCGTGGGCTGGATGCTCAGAGAGATCGGAAATCGGGATCTGCCCGTTGAGCGGAAGTTTCTGAAGACCCGTTACCGGCGCATGCCCCGCACGATGCTGCGCTACGCGATAGAGCGGTTCCCTGCAGCGGAAAGAGGCCGATACCTGCGGGGCGAGGTGTAG
- a CDS encoding phospho-sugar mutase: MNAQAVQKINAWIGDGTLSRTAGEAIVQWLDDPACDAFAGEIRALVDTGNTGELEDAFGTSIAFGTGGMRGRMGPGPNRFNTLTVGGAAQGLARYLLREDGPKGWYTRSLGGRTGAGVVVAWDTRHNSETFAKETARVLAANGVPVLIFDGYRSTPALSFAVRDQQAAAGVVISASHNPPVDNGFKVYGPDGGQVVAPHDEGITGEMRRAEEIRRIPFDEGIERGLIRTVDPQVDARYGAVLSDLSLDDARDVQVVYTPLHGVGMTSVAAALEELGYQDVHYVDEQVVPDGAFPTLEGGIANPEKPSAFKLGIRKAAENGADLVLASDPDADRVGCALPLPDRGWEAAEEDLVLNGHQIGVLLCHYVLSRKQAAGTLPPRGLFCKTAVTSDLAAIIARSCGLEVVDDLPVGFKHVGAAIDRMPADMTFVFGTEESHGYLADARLRDKEAATGILLAEYAARAKRENRTLRDELDDIHRRYGYFREVQRSVALPGTEGTRRIVDLMAALRAKPPRQIGGRAVCRVIDRLSGQSRDLRTGTTGPVAGERVNILVFTFSEAGHTRVIVRPSGTEPTIKYYVSASSVDMDGTRGLIDSLAESVLDAIIEWCEGV; encoded by the coding sequence ATGAATGCGCAGGCCGTTCAGAAAATCAACGCGTGGATCGGCGACGGCACCCTTTCCCGGACGGCGGGCGAGGCTATCGTGCAGTGGCTGGACGACCCGGCCTGCGACGCCTTCGCCGGCGAGATTCGGGCCCTGGTCGATACCGGGAACACCGGCGAACTGGAAGACGCTTTTGGCACGTCCATCGCCTTCGGAACGGGCGGCATGCGTGGCCGCATGGGTCCGGGTCCGAACCGGTTCAATACCCTTACCGTGGGCGGAGCGGCACAGGGCCTGGCGCGGTATCTCCTCCGCGAGGACGGGCCGAAAGGCTGGTATACCCGAAGCCTCGGCGGTCGGACCGGCGCAGGCGTCGTCGTGGCGTGGGACACCCGGCACAACTCGGAGACATTCGCGAAGGAAACGGCCCGCGTGCTTGCCGCCAACGGCGTACCGGTGCTGATCTTCGATGGCTATCGCTCGACTCCCGCCCTGTCTTTTGCCGTCCGAGATCAGCAGGCCGCGGCCGGAGTAGTGATCAGCGCCAGTCACAATCCGCCAGTAGACAACGGTTTCAAAGTATACGGTCCCGACGGCGGCCAGGTGGTGGCGCCGCACGACGAGGGAATTACCGGGGAGATGCGCCGCGCAGAGGAGATTCGGCGCATACCGTTCGACGAGGGAATCGAGCGGGGCCTGATCCGGACCGTCGATCCGCAGGTGGACGCCCGGTATGGCGCCGTGCTTTCGGACCTGTCGCTGGACGATGCGCGGGACGTGCAAGTAGTGTATACACCACTGCACGGCGTGGGCATGACCTCGGTCGCCGCTGCACTGGAAGAACTGGGCTACCAGGACGTGCACTACGTAGACGAGCAGGTCGTGCCGGATGGCGCGTTCCCCACGCTAGAAGGCGGTATCGCGAATCCGGAGAAACCGTCGGCCTTCAAACTGGGCATTCGAAAGGCCGCTGAAAACGGCGCCGACCTCGTGCTGGCCAGCGACCCTGACGCCGACCGAGTCGGCTGCGCGCTTCCGTTGCCTGACCGGGGTTGGGAGGCGGCGGAAGAGGATCTCGTACTGAACGGCCACCAGATCGGCGTCCTACTCTGCCACTATGTGCTCAGCAGGAAACAGGCGGCGGGTACACTGCCCCCGAGGGGGCTCTTCTGCAAGACGGCGGTGACCTCCGACCTGGCCGCGATCATCGCCCGGTCCTGCGGCCTGGAAGTCGTGGACGACCTTCCCGTCGGTTTCAAGCACGTCGGCGCGGCCATCGATCGAATGCCGGCGGACATGACTTTCGTGTTCGGCACGGAGGAAAGCCACGGTTACCTGGCGGACGCGCGGCTCCGGGACAAAGAGGCTGCCACCGGCATCCTTCTTGCCGAGTACGCCGCCCGGGCGAAGCGAGAAAACCGGACCCTGCGCGACGAACTGGACGACATCCACCGTCGGTACGGGTATTTCAGGGAAGTTCAGCGGTCGGTCGCCCTTCCAGGCACGGAAGGCACGCGGAGGATCGTAGACCTCATGGCCGCCCTGCGCGCTAAACCGCCTCGACAGATAGGCGGACGGGCCGTATGCCGCGTGATCGACCGTCTGAGCGGCCAGTCGCGTGACCTGCGTACGGGTACGACCGGCCCCGTCGCAGGCGAACGGGTGAATATCCTGGTCTTCACCTTCTCGGAAGCCGGCCACACACGGGTGATCGTGCGCCCATCGGGTACCGAGCCCACGATCAAGTATTATGTTTCCGCGTCATCGGTCGACATGGACGGTACCCGGGGATTGATCGACAGCCTGGCGGAGTCCGTGCTCGACGCAATAATCGAATGGTGCGAAGGCGTATAA
- a CDS encoding exo-alpha-sialidase, which yields MRIIDSGVLSRSVSGTDRANLTFPAVLCKSDGTLIATWHSGTTKDCADEVIEVSRSSDLGRTWTAPERPFECPALRGVRGSVKIVYLTELAPGRIIAASMWIDRETYPDAPGLFNPETEGCVPMSILLADSEDSGDTWTAWREVPMPEEIGPASLTNPIMQLPDGTLVMTIETNKHYLDSSKWYQRVVAFHSTDGGMTWGEPVDIGYDPTGLIFNWDLRSAVAPDGRIGAFAWTYNTETESYLNIHRRISSDCGRTWSDPEDIGVTDQAAHPAVLPDGRVVLAWVDRFNDQSIKARVAPSIDGVFRPESEVTLYTHEAPKEDPKGALGFSVWSFGLPYAEALSDGTVLVAYYAGTEDAMDVLWTRLAP from the coding sequence ATGCGCATCATCGACTCTGGCGTACTCAGCCGTAGCGTATCCGGCACCGACCGCGCAAACCTTACATTTCCAGCCGTCCTATGCAAGTCCGACGGTACGTTGATCGCCACCTGGCACAGCGGCACGACCAAGGACTGCGCGGACGAAGTAATTGAAGTCAGCCGGTCCTCCGACCTCGGGCGGACCTGGACCGCACCCGAACGGCCCTTCGAGTGCCCGGCCCTCCGCGGCGTCCGGGGATCGGTCAAGATCGTCTACCTCACGGAACTGGCGCCCGGCCGGATCATCGCCGCGTCCATGTGGATCGACCGCGAGACCTATCCCGACGCCCCTGGGCTTTTCAACCCGGAGACCGAGGGATGCGTGCCCATGTCGATCCTCCTTGCGGACTCCGAAGACAGCGGAGATACCTGGACCGCGTGGCGCGAAGTGCCCATGCCGGAAGAGATCGGGCCCGCGAGCCTGACCAATCCGATCATGCAACTGCCGGACGGCACCCTGGTTATGACCATCGAGACCAACAAGCACTATCTCGACTCCTCGAAATGGTATCAGCGGGTCGTCGCATTTCACTCCACGGACGGTGGGATGACCTGGGGTGAGCCGGTGGATATCGGGTACGATCCGACGGGCCTGATCTTCAACTGGGACCTGAGGTCGGCGGTCGCGCCGGACGGCCGAATCGGCGCATTCGCGTGGACCTACAACACCGAAACAGAGTCCTACCTGAACATCCATCGGCGCATCAGTTCCGACTGCGGCCGGACCTGGTCGGACCCGGAGGACATCGGCGTCACCGACCAGGCGGCCCATCCCGCGGTGCTGCCGGACGGCCGCGTCGTCCTTGCCTGGGTGGACCGCTTCAACGACCAGTCCATCAAGGCCCGCGTCGCGCCGTCCATCGACGGCGTCTTCAGACCGGAATCCGAGGTGACCCTGTACACCCACGAGGCGCCGAAGGAAGATCCCAAGGGCGCCCTGGGTTTCTCGGTGTGGTCCTTCGGACTGCCCTATGCGGAAGCCCTGTCCGACGGCACGGTCCTGGTGGCCTACTACGCGGGAACCGAAGACGCCATGGATGTCCTCTGGACCCGGCTTGCCCCCTGA
- a CDS encoding FtsX-like permease family protein, whose product MRKPCPTARSWWPTTREPKTPWMSSGPGLPPEATMIGHYLLTAWRNILASRSHAAINVIGFAIGMACCLVILLYIRDELSYDRHNTRGDRIYRVVTDRTARTPGILADFIGNQLPEVEEVLRIRATVGTWLFTTDERQFYEQRVYWADGNLFDVFDVPLVRGNPEAALTAPNTMVISASMARKYFGDADPIGKTITGDHLFPFTITAIMEDPPPYAHYHPDFYVSIATTTGRGDPIRLLTNWANSQYYTYLILPEGASPGGIGALLQARLDEHVDASERATAFTHTYTLQPLFDIHLYSQLELEMEGSGDVSFIWMLIAIAMFILMIACMNFTNLAIVRSITRAREIGMRKVSGATRGQIVRQFLGETILLSAVAFLVALAAVWVILPVFRSMTGHVLSMPALEPWSVLGGTVIVLAAGVLAGAYPALLLSRISPAAIFRGPSSTGAVNLRKALVIVQFTMAILLMIGTGTVYLQLEYMREKHLGFEKEHVVILPDLEGMDFDLIRDRYPQHAGVVSVSGANYMPGRAAGRGRLPILPVGRVDDPSAGTVEMQHIHTEGGMVRTLRLSLLEGRDISWERDFEWVEGPDGDGWGRSTGSLLNVEAVRRLGWGSPGEAMNQFVRMRNNELQVVGVVGDFHLRTLHERIEPVIFTFGGSGYWAVRFVPGDPGETLRDLESMWKASMPEIPFTYSFLDQDVDRLYRSDQLLGRLVTMFAGLAVFTACLGLFGLAVFTAKQRTREVGIRKALGASARQLVLLLSREYTVLVVIANVIAWPVAYYVMQQWLRQYAYHTEVSLLLFPAAGLLGLLIAWLTVSSQTLRTAATNPVESLRRDQ is encoded by the coding sequence ATGCGGAAGCCCTGTCCGACGGCACGGTCCTGGTGGCCTACTACGCGGGAACCGAAGACGCCATGGATGTCCTCTGGACCCGGCTTGCCCCCTGAGGCGACCATGATCGGACACTACCTCCTCACCGCCTGGCGGAACATCCTCGCGTCCCGGTCCCACGCGGCGATCAACGTGATCGGGTTCGCCATCGGCATGGCCTGCTGCCTGGTCATCCTCCTGTACATCCGCGACGAGCTGAGCTACGACCGGCACAATACGCGGGGAGATCGCATCTACCGTGTGGTGACGGACCGCACGGCGCGGACACCCGGCATCCTGGCCGACTTCATCGGCAACCAGCTACCCGAAGTGGAGGAAGTGCTGCGTATTCGGGCGACGGTGGGGACCTGGCTGTTCACAACCGATGAAAGACAATTCTACGAGCAGCGGGTCTACTGGGCGGACGGCAACCTCTTCGACGTGTTCGATGTGCCCCTGGTGCGCGGCAATCCGGAAGCCGCGCTCACGGCGCCGAATACGATGGTCATCAGCGCCTCCATGGCCCGCAAGTACTTCGGGGATGCCGACCCCATCGGCAAAACGATCACCGGTGACCACCTCTTTCCCTTCACGATTACCGCGATCATGGAGGACCCACCGCCCTATGCCCATTATCACCCCGATTTCTACGTATCCATCGCCACCACGACGGGGCGGGGCGATCCGATCCGCCTGCTGACGAACTGGGCCAACAGCCAGTACTACACGTACCTGATTCTTCCGGAAGGCGCTTCACCCGGCGGGATCGGCGCTCTGTTGCAGGCACGGCTGGATGAACATGTCGACGCCTCCGAACGGGCAACGGCCTTTACGCACACCTATACCCTGCAGCCGCTTTTCGACATCCATCTCTATTCACAACTGGAGCTGGAAATGGAGGGAAGCGGCGACGTCTCGTTCATCTGGATGCTGATCGCCATCGCGATGTTCATCCTGATGATCGCCTGCATGAATTTCACGAACCTGGCGATCGTCCGGTCCATTACCCGCGCCCGTGAAATCGGCATGCGCAAAGTCTCCGGAGCTACGCGGGGCCAGATCGTCCGGCAGTTCCTGGGCGAAACCATACTCCTGAGCGCCGTCGCGTTCCTCGTTGCCCTGGCCGCCGTCTGGGTGATCCTGCCCGTGTTCAGGTCCATGACGGGTCATGTGCTTTCCATGCCCGCACTGGAACCCTGGTCCGTGCTGGGCGGCACGGTCATCGTCCTGGCCGCCGGCGTCCTCGCCGGCGCCTACCCCGCCCTGCTGCTGTCCCGGATCAGTCCCGCGGCGATCTTCCGCGGTCCCTCGAGTACAGGTGCCGTGAACCTGCGTAAAGCCCTCGTGATCGTGCAGTTCACCATGGCCATCCTGCTGATGATCGGCACGGGAACGGTATACCTGCAACTGGAGTACATGCGGGAAAAACACCTGGGTTTCGAGAAGGAACACGTGGTGATCCTGCCCGACCTCGAAGGCATGGACTTCGACTTGATCCGGGACCGGTACCCGCAGCATGCCGGGGTAGTCAGCGTCTCCGGGGCGAACTACATGCCCGGCCGCGCGGCCGGCCGCGGGAGGCTGCCCATCCTTCCCGTCGGCCGCGTCGACGATCCGTCGGCGGGTACCGTGGAGATGCAGCATATCCATACCGAAGGGGGCATGGTCCGGACGCTTCGCCTTTCCTTGCTGGAAGGCAGGGACATCTCGTGGGAACGGGACTTCGAGTGGGTTGAGGGTCCGGACGGAGATGGGTGGGGGAGATCGACCGGAAGTCTCCTCAACGTGGAGGCGGTCAGGCGCCTGGGATGGGGTTCACCCGGAGAGGCCATGAATCAGTTTGTACGAATGAGGAACAATGAGTTGCAGGTTGTCGGGGTGGTGGGCGACTTCCACTTAAGGACCCTGCACGAGCGGATCGAACCGGTGATCTTCACCTTCGGCGGCTCCGGCTACTGGGCCGTGCGGTTCGTTCCCGGCGATCCCGGCGAGACCCTGCGGGACCTGGAATCCATGTGGAAGGCATCCATGCCGGAAATCCCCTTCACCTACTCGTTCCTCGACCAGGACGTGGACCGGCTCTATCGTTCGGATCAGTTGCTGGGCCGACTCGTGACCATGTTCGCCGGCCTGGCAGTCTTCACCGCGTGCCTCGGCCTGTTCGGGCTCGCGGTCTTCACGGCAAAACAGCGTACGAGGGAGGTGGGCATACGAAAGGCCCTCGGCGCATCGGCACGTCAACTCGTCCTGCTGCTTTCCAGGGAGTACACCGTCCTCGTGGTCATCGCGAACGTCATCGCCTGGCCGGTGGCCTACTACGTCATGCAGCAGTGGCTTAGGCAGTACGCCTACCATACCGAGGTCTCGCTGCTGCTGTTCCCCGCGGCCGGTCTGCTCGGGCTGTTGATCGCGTGGTTGACGGTCAGTTCGCAGACGCTGCGGACCGCCGCCACGAACCCGGTCGAATCGCTCCGACGCGATCAATAG